A region of Peromyscus maniculatus bairdii isolate BWxNUB_F1_BW_parent chromosome 7, HU_Pman_BW_mat_3.1, whole genome shotgun sequence DNA encodes the following proteins:
- the LOC102915735 gene encoding olfactory receptor 8G50-like produces the protein MEELNNTAVTEFILAGLTEKPELQLPLFLIFLGVYLFTVVGNLGMIILILFSSQLHTPMYYLLSSLSFIDCCQSTVITPKMLVNFVTEKNVIPYPECIAQFYFFCVFAVAECHMLAAMAYDRYVAISNPLLYNVTMSYHVCLWMVSWVYGMGLVSATAHIVFLLRVLFCKSNIINHYFCDLFPLLELSCSSTFINEVLALSFSAFNIVVPALTILSSYIFIIVSILHIQSTGGRSKAFSTCSSHILAVVVFYGSTAFMYLQPSSVSCLGQGKLSSVFYTIVVPMLNPMIYSLRNQDVKVAFRKLLKKIFPLNEE, from the coding sequence atggaagaattaAATAATACTGCTGTGACTGAGTTCATCCTTGCTGGGTTAACTGAGAAACCAGAGCTCCAGTTGCCCCTATTCCTCATCTTCCTAGGAGTCTATTTGTTTACAGTTGTGGGAAACCTGGGCATGATCATCTTGATTCTGTTTAGTTCTCAgctgcacacacccatgtattaTTTACTCAGCAGTCTGTCCTTTATTGACTGCTGTCAGTCCACTGTCATTACTCCCAAAATGCTAGTGAACTTTGTGACTGAGAAGAATGTCATCCCCTACCCAGAATGCATAGCTCAGTTctatttcttctgtgtttttgctGTTGCAGAATGTCACATGTTGGCTGCAATGGcatatgaccgctatgtggctaTCTCTAACCCTTTACTTTACAATGTAACCATGTCCTATCACGTCTGTTTGTGGATGGTTTCTTGGGTCTATGGTATGGGCTTAGTAAGTGCCACAGCTCACATTGTCTTCCTGCTAAGAGTGCTTTTCTGTAAGTCTAATATAATTAACCATTACTTTTGTGATCTTTTCCCATTACTGGAGCTCTCTTGTTCTAGTACTTTTATCAATGAAGTACTAGCACTGTCCTTCAGTGCATTTAACATTGTTGTACCAGCTTTGACCATCCTTAGCTCTTACATCTTCATCATTGTCAGCATCCTGCACATTCAATCCACTGGGGGAAGATCCAAGGCCTTCAGCACCTGCAGCTCCCACATCTTGGCTGTTGTCGTCTTCTATGGTTCTACAGCTTTCATGTACCTTCAGCCATCATCAGTCAGCTGCCTGGGCCAAGGGAAATTGTCATCTGTGTTTTATACCATTGTTGTGCCTATGTTGAATCCCATGATCTACAGCCTGAGAAATCAAGATGTTAAGGTTGCCTTTAGAAAACTACTAAAAAAGATTTTTCCTCTCAATGAAGAATAA
- the LOC102916043 gene encoding olfactory receptor 8G18-like: MAAGNHCTVTEFFLAGLSEKQELQIPLFLLFLGIYVITVVGNLGMVTLIVLSSQLHNPMYYFLSSLSFIDLCQSTVVIPKLLVSFVTEKNPISYPGCLTQLYFFLIFAIAECYTLAAMAYDRYVAICNPLLYSVTMSYQIYTSLITGVYIFSVFCASVHTGFMIKISFCKLDVINHYFCDLLPLLKLACSSTYINELLILFFGTLNIFVPILTIITSYIFIIASILRIRSTEGRSKAFSTCSSHILAVVIFFGSLAFMYLQPSSVNSMDQGKVSSVFYTIVVPMLNPLIYSLRNKDVNVALKKILERKIFM, from the coding sequence ATGGCAGCAGGAAACCACTGCACAGTGACTGAGTTCTTCTTGGCTGGGCTCTCAGAGAAGCAAGAACTCCAGatacccctcttcctcctcttcctaggAATCTATGTGATAACTGTGGTGGGGAATCTGGGTATGGTCACACTGATTGTGCTCAGTTCCCAATTGCACAACCCCATGTACTATTTCCTCAGCAGTCTGTCCTTCATTGACCTCTGTCAGTCCACAGTTGTTATCCCTAAACTGCTGGTGAGCTTTGTGACAGAGAAGAACCCCATCTCCTACCCTGGATGCCTGACTCAGCTctatttcttcctcatttttgCCATTGCAGAGTGTTACACATTAGCTGCAATGGCATATGACCGCTATGTTGCCATCTGTAACCCCCTGCTTTACAGTGTAACCATGTCCTATCAGATTTACACTTCCCTGATTACCGGAGTGTATATTTTTAGTGTGTTCTGTGCATCAGTTCACACAGGCTTCATGATTAAGATTTCATTCTGCAAATTAGATGTCATCAATCATTATTTCTGTGATCTTCTTCCCCTCTTGAAGCTTGCGTGCTCTAGTACCTATATCAATGAATTGTTGATTCTATTTTTCGGTACATTGAACATCTTTGTCCCAATTCTCACTATTATTACTTCCTACATCTTCATTATTGCCAGCATCCTCCGCATTCGCTCCACAGAAGGCAGGTCCAAAGCCTTTAGTACCTGCAGTTCTCACATCTTGGCTGTTGTTATCTTCTTTGGATCTTTAGCATTCATGTATCTGCAACCATCATCGGTCAACTCCATGGACCAAGGGAAAGTGTCCTCTGTGTTTTATACCATTGTTGTACCTATGCTGAACCCcttgatctacagcctgaggaATAAGGATGTCAATGTGGCCTTGAAGAAaatacttgaaagaaaaatattcatgtaa